CCAAGTCTTTATATCGCGCGGGATGAAATATTGAATCGCGTTTGTAGAGATTTcacaaacaatttttatatacaataataataataataataataatattaaatatacgtatatgtgtataaaaatttatatatatatacatttatgtttatatatatatatatatgtgtacgtaaaTACATGAAAGGAATCCGACGAAACgttaatttattcgaaatgaaaattatctcTTGTTTCTGAGAAaagtttatgaaaaaaaataaatacgaattaaGTTTCAATGTGTATTCTAATTTCGAGTTTTTAAAGCGATACCAACGACTCGGTACGTTCgttttaaaaagagagaaagagaaaacatctCGAAGAGGATGAAACTgaagtaatgaaaaaagagaaaagaaagaagagtggTTCTAGAAGATCGTAAGCGAAAAGTATCGTTTCCAGACGAAGAAAATTTCCTTAATTGCTATCGGGATAAGGCGcgaacgataaaaaggaaggatGCTGGAACAAATCCTTTTAACAACAATTTCCTCTTCGTAGCGAAGCACCGGATGATCCAGCTTttcgatcttcttcttccacgttttcttcttcttcttcttcttcttcttctttttcttcttcttcttctatcgaaagaataaaaaaaaaaataacatcgaCTATTTCCTCTTTCGCTTACGGCATCTCGAACGGCTTTTAACTAGCGACTTCATCGGTTACGTTGTCCGTACCACCTCCCTACGGATTTGGCTTCCTTGACCCCATTACGTCTTCCTCCTCCCTAGCTGATGCTTCACAACACTCATTCGACGAAATCTACTTGCTCGTCGAGAGAGTCTTAAAGAATTCTAAGATGCATGACGTTCGTAAACACGCAAAAGTTAACACTTTAAACgtgggaggaaaaaaagagatagagatggatagagaaaaagagagagagagagagagagaaaaggaaaaaaaaaaaagattctttgAAAATTCTACCTTTGTTAATGTATAAAattcaaagatttttcttacaaaagtaaaatatcAAGAGTATCTTAAAGCCGCGTCATGGTCGGTCTTTCTTTaatacgaaaagaagaaaaataattgaaatattaaagatgGTTTTATGACAATCTAGTcctgtattaaaaataaagcttCTCGCTTATGGATAACTTTAAGGACGTTGCTCGATCAATCCGATTTCTTAGTCTCCAGAGAAATCAAGACtatatcagagagagagagagagagagagagagagagagagagagaaagagagagagatatccgttaagaaatattgtattattccaTGGAATATCTTGAATATACATCACCTCTATATACTATTTTCAAGTACAAGGAAAAATGATACGTACGTAGGTTGTCCTTCAAAAATCCTTCGTAAATAACACATGATAAAGGACTGATTTGAAGTTACACGCTCGATACCATTACCATAATCACTGCGATTTTCAAGCTAACTCGATCGACTTAATCGAATGATTGTGCACAAAAGATTGGCATCGATCGATATTCGCTTAGAAAAGCACGACGGTATCCATTCCTTCGAAAACTTTATCGTGTACCTTTTCATCGAAATTGATCCGCTACTAAAACACCTTTATCGTCACTACCActcgtgctctctctctctctctttctctttctctttctctctcttttcgaattCGTTGGAACATATCGAGCACTACGTTAACTCTGATATTTATTACAAGCTACCGTTGAACCTTATCGAGTGTCCGAAATTGTGAGAATTCCAGTTAACctttccttatatatatatatatatatatatatatatatatacacacgacgTAGATGTAGATAGATCTCtagaaaggatatatatatatgtgtgtgtgtgtatgtgtgtgtgtgtgcaaaCGTGCAAGTGTTATACGCTAGCGTACATAAGGTAGTAGGACATATCCGTGATTATTCGTATGTGTGCGTAAGGCTCACAAATACGTAGGAAAGCCTTTGACTGGTGCACGAAGGGAAGCAACCCCTCAAGGGTACAGAGTACGATATTGATTCCTCCGCCGCTTCCAACGGTATAGGAGTGTTACGCTACGGCCGATAGCCGTCTTCGTCGTAGTCCTCCTAGTGCTTGTAACACTCGCTAGCCATTCTCTGGGTACCATAGTAGTCTCTTATATCCCTATCGTACGGCTTCTTCCGTTATACCTTTACGACTCTCCTATCTTAtcctaactctctctctctctctctctctttttctgtatgtacttgtgtgtgtatgtatatatgtatatatatatatatatatatatatatatatatatatatatatatatctttctctcctacaTATCATCTTCACTTTTCAACTATCCacgttcttcctttctatcttccttccttccttccttccttcctttcttccttgctttcttccttccttttttctttttttttcttttttctttttttttttttttcaaatgaattgCGACACGATTCTTGCTCAATTTTCTCAAAAGCTATGACTAGCATtcgaattcctttttttctctttcttttctcttctattttcttttttctttctttttttttttttttttcttctattatttttattcctctttacAAGTTTAACCGATGAAATCGTTCCCCCGAAGCGACATCGCACGTGTCAGAAATGATGAATGGCTGACATACGTTTATCGAGAGTTTTCGATATAAACAAGttcgataagagaaagagagagatagatagatagatagagagatagatagatagatagagagatagatagatagagatagagagagagctttTCTTCTATCACGAAAGGAACGATTAATCTCCCTCCTCTTGCGAAATTTCCAACGATTAATCTACTTCCctttcgtcttcttcctcttcttcttcttcctctttttcttcttcttcatccttcaTATCAATGGCCGTCGAGTTAACGCTAAATCTCGATAAACAGTTTGTTACAAAAATCAACATTTTAAATGGCATTTTAAACAGcattttaaatagaatttaattcaACATATAACGAGTGCATTCTTCTCACATTTATCAGCGCACGAATATCACTtaattttgaatgaaattcAGATGACCTAGTTCCTTAATTTCTCTTGTAATTATTCGGGAAAAATTTGTACGGGCGATGAAAATACATCATTTCCGTTAGCCGTCGacacattaaatatttataatatatcaattaaaacaaatacCGTTATGCGgtatagtaatataaaatcatttgattttagatccaattaattataatattaatacgaacATAATTAACgacttaaatattataatgcgATGTAGTagtcgtagtagtagtagtagtagtagtagtagtagtaatagtagtagtagtagtagtagtagtagtagattaATGTCCTTAGTATGTGTGTCATACGCGGAAATGAATGAGAGAAGAATGACGTTTGTTAATGCAAGAGTATCCAgaggtatatttttttttgtatccttGTATCCTAGTTGACCCTGAGATATTGGATAATACCTATCGTATCGATCCAATTAATATTCACTCACACCTGTCACTTATTATATATCCAATttaaaactttaattccaactatttatttatttgtatagatatattaaaagaacaaTTTCTCAATCCtgatattatttaactttgttttcttattttgaaCGAACGAGAAAACTTTTTGAAATCTATCGTCGTTACAACAATTGAATAACTTCGAATTCAATTAATAACACGAGATCCCTCACGAACGACGAACGGCATTacggaagaggagaagagagacagagggaaagagagagagagagagagagggagagagagagagagagaagagagataacAGTGAGGGTGGTTGGTTTGAGAGAGGGGAGATATTATAACGGACAAATACAAGACAATGAAGATTAATGTTTCGGCctcgttctctctccctcggtTTCTCTCGGTACCTCTCGTGCGAACGAACCTTTTGCTAATCTCCGAGGAcagtactctctctctttctctctctctctctctttctctctctctctgtcaagTCCAAGGACGTAATTGTGTCAAGTCAATGCTATTATTAACGGCACTGATACGACGATGTGGTAACGACGATCGTAGGATCTGTACATATGTAGAATCGTTTTGATACTTTTCAGATTAGCAGTCGGCGTGACATGGATGTGAGCTTCACGAACGTGTTGGAGGGGGCTCGTCAGTACTTCCAGGGACTGCCTGTACCCAGTGCAAGCGCGATACCGTCGGAGGATCACAATCATCCAACTTCGTCGACGAATTCGGCCTCGTCGGCGTCCACGTCTCACGATCATGGCGTGGCTTCCTCTTCGGTGGCTCCGCCACCAGCACCGCCGTCCTCGGCGTCGACGCCGTCGGTGGTTAATCAAGAAACAACGCGTTACTCCAGTGATGTCGGtcagtcgtcgtcgtctaccGAAAATGGAAGCTCCAGTTCCGGTCCGTTTTGGAATCCATCGGTGGAGCCGTATCCACCGCAACCAACTAGAGTGGAGGTACCGGATACCAGGCCGGGAGACGAGAGTTCCGAACCGAGTTCCTCGTCTCCTGGTACAGTGGTTACCCTAACTGAAATGCAGCCCTCCAATCATCGATCCTCCGCGACATCAAACTttcaacaacagcaacaacaacaacaacaacaacaaaagcaATCGTCCGTATCTTCCGCGTCCACCGATCAACACTCGTCCCATCAGATCATAGCTACGACTACCTCGAGTTCGCCTAGACTGCATCAGATGCAACCACCTCAAAGAGATCATTCTCCGGAACCTGTTTATCAACAACTGAATAATATCAGTAGAACGTCATTTGCCACTGTCGAGATTTTAGCGACGTCTCATTCGACGTCTCATCCGAATTATCAAAACGCAAACGACCGACAGTCTCAAAGCGGTACGGCCATTGTCCCTCAAAGAACTCAATACTATCCGAGATATCATCATCCGGACATTACGAAGAGTGCGCCGGCGCCGTTCTCGCAAAATTCCGTCTATCAATCTGCCAACGTGACGGTGACCACAGCTGGAAGCGTTCAACAGCCGGCTACGAGGCCTACGCCGGTCGAACAGAACAGTGTGCTGGTTCATGGACAAGATCAGCAACGAGTGCCGAGCTCTTCTTACGGATCCAGCGTGCAAACTCCGCCGTCGAGTGGATCGACGATTTACGGATCGTCTCAGAATTATCGCGTAAGTGGGCAACTTCAGCAAACTCGGTCCGTTAATCCTACGGCCGACGAACGAATCAGGCCAGCTCAACATGGTATCGACGGAACGAGCGCGTCTTcatcgtcctcctcctcctcctcttcctcctcctcctccaactCTAACAACTCCTCTTCGGGGAACCCTTGTACTTCGGCAAATCCACCTTGCAATCCGCGTCATGGATCCAGTCACATTCCTTCGTCGCCTCAGAATCTTCCGGCGCACATTCCTTCTCCGCATCTTCCCTCCGCAGCTTCCTCCGTTCATGGACAACACCctcagcagcaacaacaacagcagcagcaaggCCAACAACATCACACTCGAATAAATCCTTCGCCTCACTCGGCCAATCCAAACGCCTACAACAACGCTCGCACAATCCTCTCGCAAAGCGGGCCTTCGCCGTCCtcctcgtcgtcttcgtcgtcaaACCATCCGCAACAGATGATACCTCCTACGGGCTTAAGCGGTTATCATCCAATAGCTTCGCCCCACGAGCCACCTCGTCACGCTACCCCATCGCCCCACAGACAATCTCCTCACGTATCGACGCTTCACAATCCTCACGCCTCCTCTCCTCATCCTACACCATCGCCCCACGCCGCCTTCCAACCGCATTCGCCGACTTACCCACCTCCTCCGCCACCGGCCAGGTCTACGCCGCACTCCTACAGCGTGCCGGCGACGTCTCAGCACTATCAGAATGCCGGATACAACGCTAGTCCTTACGCGCCTCCACCTCAGTCTTCGTACCATTCCTTTCAGAAGAGTCCGCAGCAGCCGCTGTCGCAGGTAAGAACGATTTACGGAGGTTACGGAGGTGTGACACCACTTGGAGCGAccaaatttgttattaaccttcttaaaattatttcttcttttttattcgctGTCCTCAGTCGCACGGGAGTTACTACTCTCAACCAAATAGATCTCACAGCCAGTCATACGTCCAACCAACTCCTATGGGTGCACCGCCTCAACCGATTTGTCCCGGTGGAACGAATAGTAGCAACGGTGGCTTGACCTATCAGCAGAACAAAGCAGTAATGTACAATGGTGCCGACTCGAAAAGAAGTCCGGCGGAAATAGGTGGAAGTTACGCTTCTTACCGATCATCCTCGACTAACGTGCAGAGAAGCAATAACACGCACAATCTGCCACCGATCGCCGCCTTGTCCTCCTATCATTCCAACAAGAGAGAAACGGGAAATAAAGTGCAATCGATCCAACGACGAGTGCATTCTATCGGTGCAACGAACAAAGTCCCTGTCGTGACACCACCGAGCTCGGTTATGGTTCTTCCCCAAAGGATTCCGGAATACTCTTCGCTCCCAACGCCATTGAACCACGCGATACCGGTTAATGGGAGAACAACTAGCTCGGTTAACTCTACCTACGCTGGGAGATACGCTAACCAGCAAAATTATCCGGCTTACGCGACCACCATCGCGCCCAGTCATCACGGTAGCAATTCCTCGAGTAACACCTCGGTGACATCCATCGGTGCCACGGTTCGATCTTCCGTTCCGGCCCCTCCGGTACACGCCTATCAGTCTTCCGACACTACCGCTCACTTGGGATCCTATCATCACACTGTCAGAACTGCAGAGAGTTATCCGTATAAGGAACAATCCTATCAAAATTCCTCGGCACCGATGGTACCTGCTGTTCCAGGTACACCTTTACCGGCGCCTCCGCCACCACAGACCAACGGAATCAGGAAAAGAGAATCTCCTCTCGATCTTTCCGTGAAAACCGTAAAGACGTCTGCGGACTCGACGGCGCAGGACGATCTCGAGGCTTCTTCCACGGACAAGCACGCGAGTAATTTGAATCTAATGTCGCCGTCGACGATGTCGAGGAGTAGCAACGGTTCCAGGAGCATGGCTCCACCGGCTATTCAATCCTTAGCACCACCACCCATTGCTTCTTATTCTAATTACGATGCTAGAGTCTCGACCCGTGGCGTCAGGAGTTCGTCCATTCCTTCCGTATGTCCTCGAACGTCGACACCGCAGACAGTTTGCGCGCCGAAGGTCGACTTTTTGCCGGATTTCAATTCAACCCCGCTCCGACAACATCACGCTCCGCCACACGATAGTCCGATCCGTAGGAATACGGGTCAACAACTGTATgggccgccaccaccaccgcctcAAGCGCCTTTGCCCTCGCAGTATACGAACAACACTACTCCACTGCCTCATATGTCAACGTTCCAGAAGAGTTCACTGCCCGCAACGCCGGTATACGACGGGAGTCCAGCACCACCACCGCCGTCTTCATCgacgtcttcgtcgtcttatCTACCGGCCAATGATTCCTCGAGGTCTTCTTCTAGATATCCCGTGGTGGATCCCTCAAGGATGGGCCCGACAACACTGCCCCTCCAAGAATATCCTTCCGATCCCAGCAAGTATTATTTGGACACGAGGAACAAATTCGGTTCGCCGACTCAGAAAGATCATCGTGGTACCATCAAAAGATCCGGTGAAACTGTTTACTCTGGAACTGCTCCAAACAAACAGCCTAGATTGGATACTTGGAGAATAGCCATCGACAAGCAGATCGAGCAGAAACTCTCGACGGTCAGGTCGCCTCACGAGCAACAGAAAAGACAAGAGTTAAATTTGCCCGTTGCCATGCCGAATGGTACATTGATAGCACCAAGTACTTACGAGCAGAGATCGGACAATGGTTATTCGTCGTCGGATTCTTTGAGGTATCAACAAGCTTACTGTGATAAAAGGAATTACCCGGAGCCGAAGGTGGCACGTACCTCTCCTCCGTATAATCACCCACCTATCTCGAAAGCAACGAACGTACACGCGTTACCGCAGCAAGTCAATAGTCAGACTTCTTACTCGAATTATAGACAGAATCAGAGAACGGCTTGCCCTCCGGTTAGTTCGATGGCTACGCCTACGGTCGACCAACCGAGTAACACAGGCGCGGATAAACGAGTTTTGAGCTTGTTGAGGAATAGCCTTGAGAACAAACAGCAGAGGGAAGAACAATTGAACAGTCAACAGCCTATTTTGGTGAATCACAATCAACAGAGTTTTCAAAACAAGGTATACATTGtcgattgtattttatttattcgtagtTTGGTCATATAATGAGTGTTCCGTATTATCgtctcgtctttttctttttttttttttttcatcatcaaAGGTCGTCGCCCCAGTGGAGCCTAAAACGAATATAGGGAGACACAATTTATCGCCGTTTACGGCGGCCAGTTTGTTAGAACGGAACAGCAACACACCGCCGCATTACAAGTTCCATGTACCACGAGCCGTAGACTCGATCACTCAAGAGGCGGCCCCCCGTAGTATGTACGCTTCGCGAGTAAATTCATCTGCCACGCTACCTGGCAAAGAAGCTCTCTTGGGACCTCGGGGAGCCGAGAATCAAATTCACCGTGACAAGGATGACGGGCTTGCGGCCATATTGGCCGCGAAAATCAGGACAAAGGCGGAACTCAAACAGGTGAGGTATATTGTGACTGGTCTAGTCGAATTTATTCGGGTTAATAAttcttgataaatattttcgttttatttaatattcacacgacgtttctctctctctctctctctctctctctctctctctctctctctctctctcgggtATGATCGTACACTTGTTTAAGCTGTTTAAGAAGATATTACTATATCGAATTAGGTCGGCACCGGACAGTTCTTGGCAAAACCCGTAGTTCCTTCTCAAGATGTATCTTCTACGCCAAAAGGTAAGAATTATTCCTCTG
The genomic region above belongs to Vespa crabro chromosome 2, iyVesCrab1.2, whole genome shotgun sequence and contains:
- the LOC124422086 gene encoding mucin-5AC isoform X3 — its product is MDVSFTNVLEGARQYFQGLPVPSASAIPSEDHNHPTSSTNSASSASTSHDHGVASSSVAPPPAPPSSASTPSVVNQETTRYSSDVGQSSSSTENGSSSSGPFWNPSVEPYPPQPTRVEVPDTRPGDESSEPSSSSPGTVVTLTEMQPSNHRSSATSNFQQQQQQQQQQQKQSSVSSASTDQHSSHQIIATTTSSSPRLHQMQPPQRDHSPEPVYQQLNNISRTSFATVEILATSHSTSHPNYQNANDRQSQSGTAIVPQRTQYYPRYHHPDITKSAPAPFSQNSVYQSANVTVTTAGSVQQPATRPTPVEQNSVLVHGQDQQRVPSSSYGSSVQTPPSSGSTIYGSSQNYRVSGQLQQTRSVNPTADERIRPAQHGIDGTSASSSSSSSSSSSSSSNSNNSSSGNPCTSANPPCNPRHGSSHIPSSPQNLPAHIPSPHLPSAASSVHGQHPQQQQQQQQQGQQHHTRINPSPHSANPNAYNNARTILSQSGPSPSSSSSSSSNHPQQMIPPTGLSGYHPIASPHEPPRHATPSPHRQSPHVSTLHNPHASSPHPTPSPHAAFQPHSPTYPPPPPPARSTPHSYSVPATSQHYQNAGYNASPYAPPPQSSYHSFQKSPQQPLSQSHGSYYSQPNRSHSQSYVQPTPMGAPPQPICPGGTNSSNGGLTYQQNKAVMYNGADSKRSPAEIGGSYASYRSSSTNVQRSNNTHNLPPIAALSSYHSNKRETGNKVQSIQRRVHSIGATNKVPVVTPPSSVMVLPQRIPEYSSLPTPLNHAIPVNGRTTSSVNSTYAGRYANQQNYPAYATTIAPSHHGSNSSSNTSVTSIGATVRSSVPAPPVHAYQSSDTTAHLGSYHHTVRTAESYPYKEQSYQNSSAPMVPAVPGTPLPAPPPPQTNGIRKRESPLDLSVKTVKTSADSTAQDDLEASSTDKHASNLNLMSPSTMSRSSNGSRSMAPPAIQSLAPPPIASYSNYDARVSTRGVRSSSIPSVCPRTSTPQTVCAPKVDFLPDFNSTPLRQHHAPPHDSPIRRNTGQQLYGPPPPPPQAPLPSQYTNNTTPLPHMSTFQKSSLPATPVYDGSPAPPPPSSSTSSSSYLPANDSSRSSSRYPVVDPSRMGPTTLPLQEYPSDPSKYYLDTRNKFGSPTQKDHRGTIKRSGETVYSGTAPNKQPRLDTWRIAIDKQIEQKLSTVRSPHEQQKRQELNLPVAMPNGTLIAPSTYEQRSDNGYSSSDSLRYQQAYCDKRNYPEPKVARTSPPYNHPPISKATNVHALPQQVNSQTSYSNYRQNQRTACPPVSSMATPTVDQPSNTGADKRVLSLLRNSLENKQQREEQLNSQQPILVNHNQQSFQNKVVAPVEPKTNIGRHNLSPFTAASLLERNSNTPPHYKFHVPRAVDSITQEAAPRSMYASRVNSSATLPGKEALLGPRGAENQIHRDKDDGLAAILAAKIRTKAELKQFLAKPVVPSQDVSSTPKELDSAASTSTPQSGSSAGSPPKLTREKAACLPPRRRLFSRTEEENMPIAATTVPVSTPTPAVASTVPPRASGFRSSSETSVFDFRESDSEGEMPVLERQTLEEMRRDRKQLSKVQPPIPLNDAMCMNMASSMDLVKIELKENDKINEVDPFWAVTCDKFMEQLRAGDVVKKRGRKKKLDGTSSKMDDTGNDSSKESDLNTNDATADIKIKIEDIKKEVEDVVEAVVDEKVETAETSKDDLKSPVSIKIQVEEKVAVVEAKENDRRNSGDDSDEVPLIKRATKKKSKKEDSDCEEEIVCRKRRVRRGSRIKLASSSGSESSSEESDVSTEYGHGSSVADRLRARKRSGNGGENEGMKLRSRDTTPQKNKTEKEMKSSTSKTVPSSRKVKPKPLFGDGSDFRPGWEEEVYVYKKSLRMPTRLITVSKPSRFHRLSTSLPDLDPGSPALSVSMDSSDVCLGRKRLVDSDIESEYSFSITGLGSKIDDEEATSSTTISCPPKTTIGKQTRLENNSIVDVLAQKVGTGKKDSKRKQQKEKSEKGTKILQKGGNNEPELLPTPSLTPLLASEAPKTPKGKSSSPIKNKPLKPIKVSDSFLLGYFRKETVNNFRDTFKNNHAIPNEFSTFVLNSRTRTETRVLKKQTTIREVFGEDRPASAPPMQNHGDTSQDDDSQNEAMENTLGKPRTLKQKVVSRLRNAGILRSHKAIVNSKRHLLIAKRRKDLLKSLAEKKLKRVKKETEVEVSKETNDTQEAENNEIEDENNESEVPNKKKLKLRTGRRKFRSGFDYVRKKKRPLKKDDAAPKERKRQILSRPSPECVADIQSEIRTWVIKKGVGETILHRAARLGHTDVTAYCLEKLNSAPSPKDNAGYTPLHEACSRGHLEIAKLLLAYGANASESANGGIRPLHEAAESGSTELVRLLLSYGADPLLATYSGQTPLMLAVETEAYSILEQHLDDIQGHSSTPWSFGGPASIFDPEETGYNPLSDPPMDSPEPELEEIEMEVSDVNLPVLFSLTNDSDKWVLLQDLMAALRIKSRDALLRQVNPKAHTGPPAIAHRDVMRELKLPDFLEQSRCCHLLSGGEKINVRGSKVTLIKYNERVKSLLNVEKVVISLR